tgtttttcagcaaAAGCTTCAAAAGACAACGACCAGTGCAAATGTGAAAACCTTGTGACATTCCAGAACTATGCAACCAGTGAAGTAAGAAAACTCACCCAGCGATATATCCTTTCAGAGTAACTGTTTCTTACAGGTAAGATAAGAAAGGCAGGTTAAAACAAACTACATGTTTTTCCATCAAGTCTAAACTGCCTCCATAGCTAAAATCAGTTTATTGTAATGAAAAACTTAACTACGCAACAGTTGCCAAGAAGCAAGGCCTTCAACTTTTAATCTGCTTCTCCTTCATAGAAGGAAGCAAAATATTACCAAGGATCTTGAACCCTTTACAGTAAACACCTTCAGGAACAGCAAACAATTGGTCAAATTCAAGACTAACATGCTTTGCTTTGGGAGATGCTACTGAAATAGCATTTACTGGCTACAGGTGTACAGGAGATGTTTCCCTGCTGAATTCCTTGGTGGGGCACCATATCCAGTGAGTCATTTAAAACCATACTCTAGATAAGGAGGAAATCAGAGGACTCAGGTTTGGTTAATCTTGcattaaaagaaatgcagataAAAGTTAGCAAAGTGCAGATCACTAGCTTCTGCCACTTAGTCTATTTCAAGGGAGCTGCTAGTGCagcagcctttgtgctgcctgcAGTATCCTCATctcaggaaacagcagcaaactGACAATACAACTCATCATGCACTATTTATGAGCAAATTCCCGTTTTCTTCATGAAAGCTGCATCTGATCAAATAAACGCTAACAAGACATCACATCTTCTACTTGAGTTGTGTAACTGTGCAAGAGCAGTAAATACTTAATTCTCTGCACAGAAGTGATACCAACTCTGCAGTGATACCAACAGCTCATGACTCTGAGGTACCTGGACAGGAACAGCTTCAGATTGTGAACAGTCAGTCCAGAGGGAAGCAAGCAGAGCCCTCGGTGGCTGGTAACCTGATGCAGAACGTTGCCTACCAGTTCAgaccttccctgcagcagccagcctaTCTCTCACCTTCCCAAGTGAATCCTTTGGCAGATGCACTAAGGAATTATGTTCTAATCACTTGATTAAATTACTCCATACAAAGGAGATTTCATTAAGGAGGAGAAAGCCATGGTGTAGGGTTATTGCTAGGTGCCTCAAATGCTCATCAACATACATACTGCTCTGATGGGACTTCTTCAAACAACTTTGGGGGGAAATTTCTAGGTAATTTCCCACATCCTGAAGTGCTACATGACATGCAGCATTCGAACCTGCATGCTGACAAGAAAGGAGACCAATTCTTGCCCCTTCAGAAGTGCTTAACCACAATCTCCTGCACCTGGTTGTAAGGAACTATGAGCTTACTCAAAGAACTTAGTAACTAAGCTTAGAAGCTTAGCAATATGTGCATTTTTTGCTTTACCTTTTGAGCAGGCAACCCTGTGATTTTTACTCCAATGGCTCAAGGTGATGGAAAACCTCTCAACACCAAATCAGAGACTAGGAATTTTGATAGGAACAGTGCTGAGGGCTTCCTCAGAACACTGTGCAGCCACTGCTTTGAAGAGTATGAACCATCCAGTTTCCTCTTTATTACAAACCTCATTTCTCTGCCTTATCTCAAAAGCAGCTTAGGTATGAAGTGATACACTAGCCCTTGGTAACTGCAGACTGCTGGCTAGTCCTCATCCAGAGATCTGGGATGTGGGGGAGGGAGAACTGGCTACAAAAGTAGCTCCAGTTACACAATACATATTTAGAGGGACCAGTCCAAACTGTTTTGTGTCCAGCTACATTAACTTCTGTCAGTAAGTTGAGTGCACTTTCACTGTTTCAACTTTGCCTCTGTGAACACTTGAGAAATATGGCTGTTAAAGAAAATGCACTTCACATGGTGCTCCTATGCTGCAGCAGACAGATGAGCAATTACCAAACCCAATGTCCAGGCAGACTGGACACCCACAGAAGCAGGATACCCACCCTTGCTCCTTACTAGCAAGAGATTTTCCTGGTGACAGTGGAGGGGGGACAGTACACATGGCTGTTCTGGCCAAACCCAAGAGGCCAAATTCTATTAGCCTGTCTGCCCTAAAAAATTCCTAACAGCAATGTGTCCAAGATCCCAATTTATATGCCCAGTTCTGCATCTTCCTTTGTGTAAGACCTTAAAATGTTGAAATCAAGACTCAAGTCAAACAAGCAAGGAGTGGGGTGCAGCAAATTCATCCTTCTGAGGTAGATCTCAGTGCCTTCAGATCTCGGGTGATGCTaggcctcctcttcctctcaccttcccctggcagcagccttTCCATGGCACTCAGAAAGAGGGGCTGAAGTAAACAGTACTGGTCCAACATCTTCCTGCAGGAGACAGCATTCCTTCCAACTTGAAGTGCTTATCAGGAAAGGGATGCTGCACACTACTTTGCACTGCTACAGCTTAGTAGTGCAAATGGAACCAGGCCTAGATCCCACGAAGTTTGTTGTGCTCTATTCCATATGTGTCTGGAAACCACTGTCACAACTGTGGACAGATCATGAGGAACAGACATTCTTACTGGGCTTTCAGAGCCCCATAGTTCTATAATCTACTGCTAGTTATCTGCAGTTTTCCAGATGATTaagtgaaacatttttaaacagcaTTAACAAGATAAATATTTACCCTCACTTTATTATAGAGAAAAGCCATCAATTTGTAGAATCAGCATTTTTAATAAGCTGCAGTCTGAACTCCATGTCAAGGTATGCCTGTTAAGGAATGGGGCTTCACGCAGCTTTCTCAACTCAGCTGATcaaatcagaagaaaataaaggggAATATTGTATGAGAAACTACTGGGAGTCAAAGAGGAGAAACAAGAGAATGTTTATGGACTATAGCAATCAGGTAGCTGACTTTTTCATGCACCCTATCAGTAGCTCTCTTTCCTTAACTTTTATCTACTGGAAGAAATGACGAAGAGAATGGAAGACTTGGAAAACAGGCTAAAATACTGATCAGAATTTTAAGTGTACACTACACTGTATATTTATACATACAAACTTGTCAGAGCTATTTTCTTAAACTGGTTCAAAGTAAAATAACATCTTTGTGTCTGAAGTTCTAAAGAATATTCTGGATCTTTGCATTTATATGCCATGAGTTGTCTTGCATTGATTGCAGATAAGAAATGTTGATAATTTTATATAAACAATTTAGTAACTAGCAGAAGTTCTAATTAAGCAGAACAACTGAAATAAGCtatgcaaaataataaaatgctgttattttttaaatgaaacccCCAtgtttggaattatttttaggGTATGAATTTGACTCACCTATCTGCATTTCCTTCCTCCGCTTCTAGTATTTTAAGCACATGGTTTGTGTGTATAGATATAGTTCTATGTATAAACATACACAGAACAAGTGAGACAGCATTCACAGCCATTAGGCTTGACTTGGATTCCTCAGACAAGAGTTACTGCTGAAATCAGTAGGAAGTAATATAGTTACACATTTGTGTTTAAACTGTGATGGAATTTAATTATCAAAGTGGGAAGTCTGCTGGATTATCAGGGCATCACAACCTGAAGTTTCAAAAACTTTTCCTTATGTCCAACTAGCCAACTTGTCCCGGCTGTCCTTTGGTCAGTATTCACTGATTCTCTAACTTTCCTAAATGCAAGCAGCAtattaattctgaaaatattacTTGGTCAATTCAGCTAGCTGCACACCTGTTAAACACTAAAACACACATAAAACCAGCAAACTGCTTCTATTCTGGCCACCTGAAGTGTTTTCAAGTCTCACTCCCTTCCCTTGACTACAACTCATCCAGATCTGTGGTTTAATAGGTAAATATACCAGCACTTCCTCCTTTGCTCTGACACACCTCGGAGTTTGCCTCTCAACTGTCTCCAAATGGAAACACCAAACTTCATTCACTTTATAACAGAAGTAGCTGCAGCAAAACTTAAGCAATTACGTGATCTCAGACAAGCTGGTGAATGTGCATGGACATACAACAGTAAGCTCTGAAAGATACCTTGTGCTTTGGCATACTCTCAAATTCTGCAAGGTTACAATTACATTCTGATTTTCATTAGGTGTTTGTTTTTACCACGTCAGAAAATCACTGGCACCTCAATTTACAATCCCTAGTAATAAGGAATATCCTGCAGTCACAGTCTCAAACAAAATAGGCACACATTCTCAGCAATTGTGATTTGAGAACATCAGCTCATCAGTCTCCAGTATAttcagaaaactaaaaaaaaggCTACTGATTTAAAAACAGCTTTGTGAAGTTAACTGGTATCCTTCTGAAAGTGTATGTTACATATCTAGAAGCTATATCCTGTTTGTCCTTTTACAGATAGGTACTCTTGGATGGAAAAGACAAAGGAACTAATGCGCATTAGTACTTGATTCACTTGGTAAAAACAGTGTGAAATATTTAACATAAGTAAACCCTTAGGGTTCCCCACCAACATCCCAAATTTGCTACTGTCCCTTATGTTACGCCTTGTGTTTGCATGAGCACTCCAAAAGCAAACACTAAGGGAGCCCCAGCCTGTTGGGATTTGGCACTATGCTTGCCATGATCAAGCCTTCCTTCACTTACCTCTGAAGATCCATAAtgcccacagaaaaaaaaaaaaggcaaatcttGCCACATGAAGGTTATTTCTAAGAGGACAAGAAGCACAGCAGTGGTAACGAATCTTCATTTATATAGTTTGTTCCCTAAAACCAACAAAGGTATAatacaaatttttctttaaaagagatCTGTAACCAGTTTTATTGTAGAAATAACACCTTTACAGCATTTACTTCTCACTGGTTTGTTCTGGCATGCTTCTAATGATGTCAGAGTCACctgtaaaacaaaaatgtattgTTACAAGAGGACCCATGGGAAGATGAttttaggaataaaaggaaaaaccccCCTACTCAGAAAAGCACCACAGTGattctagaaaaagaaaacaacctgaAAGAACAGATAGTCTGCttaggaaaaatacaaataattttgatAAAACTGATGATAAGAATACTTGTAACTGTGTTTTTCTAATCCAAGTACAGTATTTTTCAATAATTACACACCTGTCACCAGCATTTATAAAGCCAGGACTAAAACAACAATCTAGTCCTGGAGGACACAATGCATAGTTTTACTATAGCGAATGTCTAGCCTCCCCTGATCACAGGAATATCAGGACAGCGAGAATATTCGCATTGTCAGCTACAGAGCATTAGGATTGACTTGCAGCTCCCACCCCATCCAAAACCAAACCTGAAAGTGAcattctgaaaattaattttacagcTACTATTTGAATACAAGCAAGCAACATAAAGTTTCTTGAAGCAGTAGGAAATTCAAATCATTGTGACTTGGGGAACAGCTGGTTACAGTTATTACAGAAATCATTAAACCTATGTGTATCAATTCTGGTCAACAAACAGAACAAGGGATTGATTCTTCTCTAAAAACATTCTGGAAAGAGGATGGGAAGTCACCTACTTAGAATTCTATATAAGGAATCTGAGCAACTCTctgggaaaaaagacttttaCCAAACCATAATAACTACATACAAacattcagttttaaaatgaagTGTCTAACATCATTTTCATTCCCCTGATGAATATGCAGCTGTCTATTGGTTATTTTTCTATATACTATTCTGGGAATCACGACAAGTCACAACCCTTTGTCTCAAACTGAGAACAGTCAAACAGGGCTGTTGTAAACAGTATGTTGTGCAAGCTCATGTCCTAGCTGATGGGTTCAGAAACAGGTCCCAGACAATTGCTTCCCAGACACCAAAACCTCCCTACAGACTGACAAGTAGCTCACAGGGCCCAGCAGTAAAAGAGCTATGTGCAAGAGAAGCAGCAGTTCTTCCAGGTTCTGAGAACCTTGGACTCACAAAAGAACAACAGGATCTTGGTCAGAGAAAATGTTAAGTGTTAAACCTGATGGAAAAATGCAGTGAAGCGTGTCATCACTTCTGCTCATTCCGTGCTCAGTGCTGCTACTCAGAGGAGAATGGAGGATCCACAGACACCTCCTCATTTGGCCCCTACACTGCAGGAGGGAATTACCTGGGTCAATGATGGCCAGTGTGCATACTCTGTAGTATTTTCCACATGCTGTGCCCAACTCAATGTTGTTCCCACTATAATGATGGACGCCAGTCTTAGCAAGCATAGCGTAGTACTCAATCTCTGATTTTCTGAAATCCAAAAACTGGGTGTTAACGCGACCACAAACAATTCTGAACAACTGCAATACAGAGAGCGGCTTTAACTCCCACCACACTTAAACCTTAAGGCCCTTAACTTTTCCTTCCCACCCAGAGAAACACAGCTGTTTCTTGTGAGGCAGCATCACTCCACGCTTGCGGCTCAGGAACCTTTACTTAGATGTCTGCTGAAGGTTTGTAACAACAACCTCTTCAGGCTGCTCCTACTCACGCTCATTTCTACATGGTAGAAGGATTCAGCCTTGCAGACCTCTGAAAGGCCTTTCTTTATGTGCCAAAGTGCATAAACTAAGAGAGTTAATGTTGATGGCCAGTGGTGACCCAATGCTGAACGGAGAGACAGTTCTTGCAGCTAAGAAAGGAACCGTgtatttcaatttaaaacaaaaagtccATCTACGCTGCCCTCTCTTCTGACTTCCACTAGGAGAGTCTAGCAGTCAGTACTGTTTCCCAAGCATTTTCAGATCACCACTAATACTGGGGATTGCTGCCAACTGCAACAGTCCTGCTATTTCTCGAGTATCTACTTTCTGGGTTTTGCACTGACATTGTCTTGAGCCTGTCAATTCCCTCAACAGAAAGGGCCCAGGTATTCAATGAGGAAAATGTCATGAAGCACGCACTGCATTTGTACAAAGAACCAAtctcagaattgttttctcCCACATCTGCTTACCTCAATGCAGGACAGTTGTTGGCGAGGATGACCAACTTGGCTTTGCCCTGACGAATCATTTTCAGAGTTTGTTTGTACCCAAGCACATATTTGCCACTTTTCATAACCAGCTGAAGCCTGGAGTTGATGGACTCCAGGgactttttctgaaaaagatgTAGAAAAGTGTTATTGTGTTACTTCACACTTAAAATAATGGAGAACACAACAGAGAAACTTCAAATACATTCATTTTTCATAATCCCTCGATAATCTGAAACATGAAATAGGAAAGGCCAGTCAGTTACCAGAGTACAAGAAAGCTTACAGACAGGGGCCTTGCTGATACTATGTTTTCACAAGATCAGAAAGTTCTTTCATACCCCTACATCTCTCAATAGGAAAATACATCTCAAAGCACTGTTGCTGCTATCTACATAAATCAGAGACATCTGCATATATCTGACAAGCTCCTGTAAAGCTCAGCTAGTCAAGGCCTTGCAAATCTAAGCCAGGTTTAGAGCCTGCCTCTCCCCAGGGTGCACACTGACAACGTTACATGGAGCAGCAGAAAGAATTCTGTGCGATATCGAACTGATATTACAACAGGGGAGCTTGATGCTCATGGCAACAGGTTAGGCGCATCTCAGGGACGAAATCACCACTTCTGACCAAGAAACTCAGATCTGTCACAGCCGCTGTAAGAGAAAGGCCAGAACATGGCAGGAAAGGCAAAACCTGAACTCCAGCCGCACTAGGACCTCGGCAtcacccctccctccctgcagccatcTCAGGAACTCTGCAAGCCCCCGGGACATCGCACGGGAGGGACCCGAAGACACCGAGCGCAGCGGGAAGCGGCCCAGGGGCGCGGCCAGTGTCAGGAGGGCACGGTCCGAGCTAGGAGGGCCGTGacgggctgtgcccaggggctccccagccccaccgGCCGCCAACCCAGGTCACACCGGGGTCCCCCCGCGCACCAGGGCGCCGCCCGGACGCTCCGTCACCACGTgcgcccggcgcggccccgctcTCACTCACCGTCTTCTTGGCGGCCACCATGTTGCTGCCTCGCGCGGGCTCGGGCCGTACCTGGAACacagggggatggaggggagcgGTCAGAACCCGGCAGCAGCGCCCGCAGCGGCCcccgcgcccccggcccggccccgctcaccGCAGACGCGCCGCCAAGATGGCCGGGCCGCCAGAAAGGAAAGAGCACCCACCAAGCACCGCGCGAAGCCCGCGGCAGCTCTCGCGAGAGCCGTGCACAACTCACCCGGCCCCGCCCCACGGCTGCCAATGCGCCCGAACCATGGAGGCGGCCCCGGGCGGGGTGGGGCCTTGTCCAGTGTGGGCGGGGCCATACCGAGTGGGGCGCGGGTCTGGAGTTAATGTGGGCGGGGCCTGGCTGAACGAGGGGCGGGGCTTGGGCGAGGGGCGGCCCGGCTGAGGGGCGGGCTCGGTGGCGGGGCCGGCTCCCGCCCTTTCCCATCCCCGCCGCTTCCCTCGTTCCGCTGAGGGCCTTTAAGGAGTATTGCACCTCACGGCCTCGCGGAAGGCTTCAGGAGCTGATGCGGGAAGAGCCGTAGCGGCCTGAGCCTCCCATCATGGAATCACGGAATGGCCTGGATTGCTAGGGACGTTGAAGCTGACCTAgtccagccccactgccatgCCATCATCTGCTGCACCCGCtttctcagagccccatcccacctggccttgaatacCTCACAGGGCTGGAGGGCATCTGTAGCACTTGTACCAGTgtcttcaccaccctcacagtaaagagcTTCTTCCCAATATCTGATGTAAACCTACTCTgtgtttgaagccattcccctttctCCTCTCACTAGCAGTACATGCTCTTGTTAAAAaactctctccatctttcctatgggctcccttcaggtcctggaaggccACAATCAGGTCATCCCCAAGCCTTCTCTTTCCCAAGCTGAGCAATCCCaactctcagcctttcctcctagCTCCACCCCTCTAATTATCTTTGTGGCTTCCTCTGGACTCGGTCTGACAGgtcaatgtccttcctgtgctggggactcCAGAGGAGCACGGTACTCCAGGTGGGATGTCACCAGAACAGTGTCCCTGGGGACTGTCACTTCTGACACAGGGCTGATGGGGAAAATGATGGGATGGAGAAAATAAATCTCTTGGGCACCGCAGggcaccagcacaggggacacgTGGTGGTCTgccccatgtccctgctgtccgCATTGTGCACACTGCCTCGCTaaagcagcagtgcctgccctctgccctgcacGACAGCCCCTGGCAGGCCCCAGTTCTGCATGACTGGCCTGTCGTGGTGGGATACAGCTCCAGGACGAGCCTGAGCCTGAGCACAGACAGGTTTCTTGCACAAAACTAGCCACTGAGCTTGGGAATAGGCTTGGGCCCGACTCTGCCTATGTTAGAGGTTCAGCTTTGGGCACCCTCAGTGCAGCTCCCGGGTTTGCCAGGGCAATGGCTCTGCACTCCCACCAGCTGTGCAGTGTCCTTAGCCTGTCCCCAAGCAGCCCAGTCCGTGGCTGTGTGAAGTGACAGTGCAGGGAAACTTCCTCCTGACCCCCATGCACTCTGGAAACCACCAGCTTGAAAACGATCTCGCTGAACACACATGCACTGCATTGTTTGGGACCAGGGCAGCAACACGAGGCTGCCATTTTCAGGCTGAGGACATTCGTTCTCGATCCCACAGTGCTATCTATCCTAGAACAAgcaggccaggctggcacagggaggagcagagagcagcagcagctcagctggtgCCTGCAGGGATGAGCAGTGTGGATAATCTGCGTGGGAGCTGCGGAAGTTGCCTGTGACATCCTCCTAGAGGATGCTCAGGGatccagcctggggacagtACAACAGGTTTGCTGGTGGTGTGACTTTATGCTCTTCAGACACTGCCCCAGAAAGGCATCCCAGCGTGTACATTTCTTATGAAATTACAAAACTGGCGTAGGAGCTTTGCTAGACTCACCCAGGTTAGCACAAACATGGCAAAGTGTTGGACTTGGTGGTCTTAGGAAGTGTGATGCATTTATCAATATGGAATATggagcaacaaaaaaaaagccaaaacaaaacgTGTTGCATTCAGTTATTCTAGTGTGCTTTTATTAATAGGTATTATTTCAAAtaagggaaataattttaagcAATATATTGTATGCCCTTCTCCTGGTATGGCTACCTCCATGGTAATTTTTTCTGATGTATGATCACAGACCTAACCAAAATATTTCCAACAGGATAACCTTCTCAGTGACAAGAAGCCTTTGGTCAAAATGCAAACCATCACcccaataatttttttctgggtaACAACCTTATGTTTTGACAGATCAGTTTAAGAATCTAAATTAAGATCTAAAGTAACACTGAGACAAAGGTATGTTGGAAAAAATGTTACCAAACTTTAATGGAGCTGAAATATCACAAGTGAAACTCTGACACTGGTCCATCTCTAAAGGTAAAGTTCTCTGGGAATAATTTCTGTGTTAAGCACATAAATTATACATGTagtatataaataataatataaaaatgttacattttgaTGTGTCTCTATAGTCGAATATCTTTTATTGAAGAAAAACCACATTTCTATCCATTTACAGAGTATGATTAAATCAATTTTGAAGTATACTTCAAACTTTTCTTTGGCAACTGAAAAGTAAACTCCATTCTatgtctctttcttttcctgttcctcTTTTTGCGCTTTTCCCAGCCCTCAGGTGCATTGCTGTTATTCCACATCAAACTGTGACTTTGCCTTTAACTCTTTATCCTTTTACTCGGTTGGTTATGGTCTGGTGAAACATTCATCTTTCATCCTTGTTGAAATTGCTGGCAAAGGAGTATAAAGTTCAAAGCTTGAGGGGTATAAACCTGCTGAAGTCCTCGGTGCCATTCCTTTGGACTATTCCAGATTTTATATCGCCTTGCAAGGTGCAGGAGCCGTGCATGGCTCCGGGAGAGGGAGCTGTTTCCAAGGATGCCCTTGCACTCTCCGCTCAGGTTAGGAGACAGCAACTTTCCTTAGCCATTTATAAAACTATTTCTTTCTAGTAATGCTCTTCTAAAAAATCTCCGCATTTCCAAAGGAACTTTCTGATAGACACTTTTGGCATTGGACCCCAAATTCTGTCCCTAAATCTAGGTGGAATAAGGATTGGGTTGGGGGTGGTGGGAATACATGCAGAAATGGTCACTATGGTCTCTCTGAGCCCCCAGATCTCCCTTCTGTGAAGGCCTCTCCTGGGGTCTGTGGTCCATAAAATGTCTTTTCTAAAGATAAAGGGCCAGTCCAAATAAGATGAAAATTACactagaagaaagaaaaggctttggcCCCACTAAAATTCCTTAAACAGTATTATACAGCCATTGTATAATATTGGAATATTGCAGCTGAGAGTGCATGGGCCTTGACAGCAGCTGTTTGAGGATTAAGGAATGGGGGAAGGCACATCAGGGAGAGTTTGGCACTCAGGcaccctcagcaccctcagggaTCTTGAGCTCCCCTGCACAACAGGAATGTGATACAGCAGAAATAGAAGAAAGACAGGGAAGCAGCAGACAGTGTCTCTATCTCCATCAAACAAGTCTCAGGATGGAGCgagccagggagcagctggcagcctcaggaaaagcagtgtgacttctcccagcaccagcagcaggcactgtgGTCTCATCCAgcccccctgcctgccccaccaTGCTCAGCCAGGGAGGTCAGCTCCTTCTGGGGCTGAGCCAGGTGTCACTCTGGCcatggggctctgcaggctggggctCAGTGTGGCTGGGGAGATGAGCATGCAGGGAATGCAGAGTTCTTGGGGAAAGTAGGACCCCTCCTCACCCTGGCCTAACTTTGTGCTTGCCTGATGAGATGGTAGAAGCAGGATTTCCAACACAGAGGGAGAACTTAATCTAGGGAGCAGTGGTCTTGAAGTTCTTCACCACTTTTCCCCACTGAAATTCTGACAAGGTTGTGTAAGACAGCACCAGTTAGAGGTGTGAAGAGGTAGAAGAGTGAGAGCAGTACAAGAAAAGCCAGTGGTGGAACACTGATCTATCCCAAAAATTAGAAAGCAGCTTCATTTTGGATGAATGAAACCAACTTAGAGTATATAAAAAAGGAAAGCCGGGGTGATGCCTTGTcagtaatatttaaaaacagaggCAAGACAAAATTAGGGTATAAAAAGCAGTTATATTTATAgaagggccttcaggtacaCTTCGGGCAGACAAAGTCCACCCAGAGGCTACACCCAAAAAGATTAACGACTTGTCATGGGGTTTTATACTTTTATcagtttggtccatttgcatattgggaGGTAAtcttccaattacagcttcagataatgaagtcatttacccCAGGTTTGCTCCCCTCCCAACTCActtttgttttacatttcttGGGGACTGAGACAGAAAGGTGTCCTTGATTCCCAGGCCTagagaggaattgttttgtctgaccaaaATGGGAAGACAGTAGCTGACACTCTATATGGAGTTTAAAGTTATACACTAAAGAATTGCAAGATtagaaatatatgaaaaatataaaagctaaaatcctaAAGCATCAAGGGaatctcctgcagcagcactgacaccaaTACCAGTGCATCAGCAAACAACCTGTGGTGGCAGGGTTACACATACCTGGGAACAGATAAGCAAGTTCATGGAGCTGGCCAGCATCACCCATGGGGTCTCTTGCAGCAATTTGGCTACAAGGAATCAGCACTGAACAGAGTGCACATGTGGGTTCACCCAAGCAGCATGcctttctgcagagaaatccCAAAGCAACTTCTTCTCTGTGTTATAGAACCCCAAGCACTGCCCTCACAAATGCAGTGGTAATAATATCATCAGCTTTTCTCACTACTCATTGGAAAATTCAATGAACAGTAAAATGAGGTATTAAAAAAACAGGTTTGTGTGCTAATTATGTGTGCTGTTGTAGACGTTGTATAGTTAACTGAGAGAAAAGGttggaaagaagagaaagagaagaatgagaaaaatcaTTCTGAAGTCTGAAAAATGAGCAGTACATGGGCACCCTATGGTACAGTCTGGGATGGATCCTTCTGTTAAATTCTCTGAACTTCTGAGGTCTTTATAAAGCTGAAGTGGCAGCGCTGCTGATCCTCAGAGAAAGTGGGGATCACTCTGGCagccagggatgcagaggaaCATCTGAAGCTGTACATCTAAGCCCTGCTTAGCCCCTTCCCCTGAGTGTCAGTAGGCAATGTGTAGAACTCAGCACTTGCTCCTTGTCAGAGCTGCCAGGTGCCTGAGATGGTAACAGGTACTGTTATGTTATGTATGTGCATACACACATACTTCTTGGCATGCTTTTACTGGCTGAAAATCTATCCAGGTCTGCAGATATCCAGGTATTCACAACAGACAGTATTTAACCTCAAGGTTGAATAATAATACTGATCTGTTACCAGGAAAGCTCCAGTAAATGTGT
This Haemorhous mexicanus isolate bHaeMex1 chromosome 1, bHaeMex1.pri, whole genome shotgun sequence DNA region includes the following protein-coding sequences:
- the RPL30 gene encoding large ribosomal subunit protein eL30, translated to MVAAKKTKKSLESINSRLQLVMKSGKYVLGYKQTLKMIRQGKAKLVILANNCPALRKSEIEYYAMLAKTGVHHYSGNNIELGTACGKYYRVCTLAIIDPGDSDIIRSMPEQTSEK